ctttgccttagctaccgaggcattatagcactccttagcctccctctggtctccttggacacagcctatgccggcactggtcgggaacttcatggaaaggtgccagattgaaactaccgtatgtaagtttgtgagcagtggtcgaccaataaccacattgtaggcggacgggcagtcaacaatcaagaaCTCGGTCAttacggtttcatgcttgggagcttcccccgtcgtgactggcaacttgattgtcccaactggtgacaatccttctccagtaaacccataaatgacttgggagcacggcttcaagtcattgatagacaacttcattttctcgaaggatgacttataaataatgttcacttTCATATTAGcgatttggactgtcacaacaagagggtcattgtgaggatacctcacgtgtcgagcatcttcttcagtgaaagtgagggactcactttcatatcttgggttcttcggtggtcgctcctccactgtcataacttcggaggtggatgccgcacctaactcatgacgaagggtgcgagcatacctctccctcgccttgttgctatctccagcaagatgtggtcctccacatatagtatttagtgtgaagtccacaggttcaggttgcaaaggtggggatcgttgccgcttgaacccaggattgttgttgctcccctctccttgggtcttctctgctcgatacttttatagcttccccgaccggaagagaaactctatctcatctttgagatgattgcactcattcgtgtcgtgaccatagtctccatggaagcgacagaacttgttcatatctcttttactcatctccttcttgattggtgggggtttctggtaagggacctcttgatgactggcCAAGTAGATCTCTGCTTGACTTGCCGAAAgggtggtgtagttggtgaatcgaggttcatacttagttggcttgtcgtttggtcccgacttagccttcttctcattgtggaggtcagacccgttattcccacgtttcttaccaccactttgatcaTTCCCACCATTCTTGGGGGGATCATTCGACCCGCTTGGATTGTTCAATCCAttttctcccttctcaattgcatcatccaacttcatatacttatctgcccgatctaaaaattgttgtaatgttgaaattagatgacgatggatgctgtcccacaaaggacttcgatagataatgccggaagagatcgccaccatcttcccctcatctctaaccgcagtagctcggttagcttctctcatgaacctttgaatgtagttcttgagagactcatcttttccctatctaatatccaccaagtgattggcataaataGGAGGGGTTTGAGCagtactaaactgcctgcaaaactccttcctaaaactttcccaagaagtgatggaatctggtttaaatttctagtaccactcctgggcagtgtctgacaatgtggtggggaagacacTGAAGCGATAGTCGTCACTCACCTCGAGCAGCTTCATTTGATCTTCAAACTTTCCAACGTGtcttaccgggtctgccttttctgtataaactggcagtaccggtgatttgtatttcgctggtggttgagctgctctaattcgagcacaaaaagggctGCCACTTCTGTGGTTTACCGGATCAATCGCAGcaggttgttttgacaaactctgaATTGCTGCTgttaaagcatcaagctgggcttggatgcctggggccaccgCTGGGGACTCActttcgggaccgcctggtcagGTGTTCCTATCCGGCAAACCATCATTGAGTATTTCTAttcgactggtaggacggattggctcttgcccttcgactgggacggtcctccttctatcatcaatgacgtccctcaggtccttctgagcagtgtgctTTCCCAACCGATCGAACactgtactccgagtcttctcggatgGTTTGCTGGGTCGAacgtgctccttgccactgcgctggttgggatgtcttggtggccttcctgtctgagctggtcaatcctcccctcctcgatggttattattattcttctccttagaatggttagtgtgatgactgtcagcttcatcacgcctatgctcatctttgaagtgggaagtctcattgccacgaggagctttattgtgctcctgctcaggaggtgttttcttgctgcctgACTTGTGATTCCCtgatctggaagtctctgatcggtggcttcttgagggggttttggagttcccccttttagttgaggcagtgcgcgatcggactccgtcctcctcatgaccaggtgggttactaccacccctgcctggtctatcagttttcttacaactagcttctgtggtccttgcctctgtgGTGGCTGCCACCCCAGGTGCAACCtgggcattggctcgggtcagctgcgtagctgcctccagagcgagtgcagcttcgcgatgtcgcctgtcggcctcctcctgctgtcgacggatctcctcactcctagcgtccatctcccatTTCTGCTGCTCTAATGCGGCATTttgcctagccatttcctcagcgaacgcctcctacctggcgttgaactgagccatctcctcctggaaggcgctcatggcttcctggagctcttcaacttctggcgctacgtcctcgagcacgactctgggctcagtttcacgatcttgaacgctaggaccctctgatctagcatgctctTTAAAGGAGCtcgtcttcttggaggctgcattggtgttcttaggtgccatattgcttcagggaccgtctgttcttctcttcaggctctcaacgaaagcaccaaaatgttgactgcgtttttagccaacgatgtAAGAACGTCAacaacgacaaaccttcaagagaattcaaacgacacagacaattttataaagaaaataaagaacacacgcaatttttatagtggttcagccccaatcagttggtaataacctaatccacttagagatttgattattttatctacactcaagatcagatgaactagtgtcaactgagtttcttcagtgtaaattcccataatacaaaagagttctctctcaagaaaacacactttctctctctagaaaactcagaccaaaaattcaaattgccaaaagtccttttctgatcccatcaaccctctatttataggctgggGATTAGAAACTAATATCCCcttaggatcgggatattttatcattcgtattatatttaaattacaagaaatattcaaaatacaatagaatcctcaatttgagcgaagaatgagagattcccgtgtatgcccataccgattcttgctgaagccgtttctgggaatttgacgcagtctggtctatttggttgatgaatatcgtcctctggtcgaacacatgcatgttggatacatacaagtgctggtcggacatatgcatgccatTTCTTTACTTGGACAACCGTGCACTTActggacatatgcataaggaccaatccttcgtctctcctcggacatgcatCCGACCACGCCCTTAGActactcctcggaccaaaatccGACCACAatccttggactgctcctcggaccaagattcGACCACACTCCTTGgtctgctcctcggaccaaggtccgaccacatcCTTGGGCTTCTCCTCGGATCAAAGTACGACCACACCTTGGGcactccttggaccaaggtccgaccacacctcgggctctcctcggaccaaagccCGACCACACCTTGGGCTCCTCCTCgtaccaaagtccgaccacaccttgggctctcctcggaccaaggtccgaccacaccttgggctctcctcagaccaaagtccgaccatgcccttgggttctcctcggaccaaagtccgaccatgccttggactgctcctcggaccaaagtccgaccacgccttggactgctcctcggaccaaagtccgaccatgcCATTGGACTACTCCTCAGACCAAATTCCGACcaggcacaccctagcccaagtactctcctcgggtgcacttggcttggtcatgaagcagtcaaaactcttcactgatgtactgggctgctgctaagccagatcacccaactattccatgccacctgtcatttctattgccacatcatcattttcaaatttttgggataacactacGCATAGTGCAAGCTCTAGAAAATCATTCGGAGTATTTCCATATTAGGTTTGATGTAGTCGGTAGAAGGGGGCTTTCACCATTACAGAAGTGCACCGCTGCTATGCGAATGTTGGCATAGGGAGCGCCTGCCGATTATGTTGATGAGTATGCTCGAATTGGTGAAACCACCACTATTGAATGTCTAGTCAATTTCGTTCGGGGAGTGTGATATTCTTAGGACCGAATAGTTAAGACGACCCAATGCTGGGGACATTCGTTGCTTACTTCAAATGGAGGAGGTGCGTGGTTTTCCAGGCATGTTGGGAAGCATTGATTGTATGCATTGGGAATGGAAAAATTTCCCAGTTGCACGGAAAGGCCAATCCACACGAGGTGATCACGGTAGACCAACAATCATGCTTGAAGTAGTTGCGTCACAAGATCTTTGGATATGGCATGCATTTTTTGGTGTTCTAGGATCCAATAATGATCTCAACGTGTTAAATCAATCCCCATTATTCACTGATATCTTACAAGGGCAAGCTCCGAGAGTTGAGATTACGATAAATGGCACACAATACAACAAGGGGTACTATTTAGCAAATGGTATCTATCCAGAGTGGGGTACATTTGTTAAAACTATCCCACTGCCTTAAGGagagaaaagaaaattatttgctTGATGCTAAGAAGCGATACGCAAAGATGTTGAGCGAGCATTCAGAGTACTTCAATCTCATTTTGCTATTGTACGAGGACCAACACGTTTTTGGCAAATAGATGTTCTCAAAGATATTATGTATGCATGCATCATATTGCACAACATTATTGTCGATGATGAAAGAGATGCATATGAGAGTTTGTttgattttaattatgatgaCGACCCCGCTGACACCCTAATAGTTGAAGTATTGCATAGACCAATTTCTGACTTCCCGACAATGCTTCAAAGAAATGCTGAAATTCGTGATAAAAACATTCATCGCAATCTTCAGGCGGACTTGGTAGAGCACATATGGTCAAAATTTGGAAAtcattttaattagtattttttaattatgttagactgattaattatgattatgtCATCTTATAAGCTTTTTTAAATTTCGTCTAGTTTAAATttcatgtaatatttatttatattaatatatggatttaaaaaatttagtctgacaatatttataattacaaaataatatattaaataataatttatgagACCATAGCTTACAACTTTTTGGGTGCCTTATCATTGAAGTATTTttatggaaaaaattatcaaaagtgaTGTGAatgagagaaaaaataaaaaattatattttggaaAAATTTAAACATATTAAACAACTAATGTGTAGTCAACGTTGAAGTTGCTCTTAGAATCATTGCAACAAGTATATTGCAAGCAATCAATATTAGCATTGCAACAATGAAAATCTTTTTAACATGATAATAAGAACTAACGTAAATATTCATTTTAGAATGTGAGGATTAATACTAAAAAAAATCTTTTGCAAAACTTGTGACAACAGTCAAAATTAGATTTTATGTAACATTCCCAATAAATTGAGAGGATCCATTTGAGAATTGGATAATTcagaattttcatttaaataagatAATACACACACAAAAAAATAGGTTTTTTCCCTTTCTAATTTGTATTATGAAAGAGACACAATTACTCGAAACAATTATAAATTTAAAGTAGTAAATTATAACAAGACCACAGTGCTAAATAAACGTGTAGAAAAAAATACCGACCGTTGTTTCTAATGGATCGACCAGTCCTCTCTAGAACTTTCGACCTCCTTCATACTCTGATGAATAATGTCAGCGCATATATAAGGATCAACGACTCCTCTCCTCCAACCTTACTGCTACGCCAAGCTTCTTCTTTCTAGTTCATCATCGTCTGCACCTGCCTCCATTTTCACAACTCTGAATATATTACTCATACAAAATGAGGTAAACCCAGGTGATCATTTAACTTGTTCAtgttttttacaagtttttttttttgattaAATCTAACCCAATAGTTTAGACACATCACATAATCCAAAGACATGGGAATGATATGAGCTTTGTTTTGTTGACTTTTACTAACCCAGTGAGGCTCTGCTCCTTGCTGTTATTTTATATCAGAGAAATGTGCTTGCATTAAATTGGTTTAAGCATTTTCTCGTGAAAgatatgtaaatattaaaaaatttcccaCCTTTTTTTGGAACGTTCCATTAAAATGATCTCTTAAGTTTTGGGATTTTGTACATATATGGAGATGTTCCTCCATATTTGGTCGAATAGTAATGTCTTTGAAGACTCACTTGTTCTCTTATTAGTAACACATCTAGTTTTTGGATCCGTATGATTGTGTtagtttactcttaactgttctTGTTTTGAATAAATTAACAATGAGAGACTAATAGGTTTTTAGGGAAATATAGTATTTGGGTTTTTTTAGAGCATTAATCAGAGCAATATTTATCTGCTGTGTTAAGGGATTTCCAGGAACTGTCAACTACACAAGCATTATGGTTCAAAACTAAATTATGTCACCATCAATTTATTTATTGGCACGaacatttgtttttattttatcaattctttatgttttttttttcaatctgaAATTGTCCATCTCATATCCTTGTATAGTCTGGAGAAGATATTTGTTTTAGTTTGGATGATATCTACATAAAGTATGACAACCTAAAGTACCCTACAAATTCATCACAAGTGttgtaaattatatttattttaatatatttctaCGTTACAATCATAATTCATGCAAGTTTCTGTTAAATTAATGATCTTGTGGGTCCTGGGATTGATTTACAGGTTCTTGGGTTCTTTATCTAGTTGTCTATAGCTTTTTTTTTCCCTTCTATTGAAGGGAGTATGTTGAGGGCTTAAGAAATTCTTTATTAGATATTATCTTCTTTAATATTCGTATTTTTCCTCTGGACTTTTGATTGTCAAGTACTTTTTAGTATAGTCATTAGCAATTCACATTAGCTTCTCAATAAATTTTGATGATGCAAGAATCTTTGGTGGTAAATGTACCACATTGTCACATGATGAATCTAAATTGCAACCTGAGGTTTAgagaaaacttatttttttttttacttgttgCAGTCGACACCCAATTGTAAAATGGGCCCAAAGATCTGACAACATCTTCATCACAGTTGATTTACTTGATGCAAAGGATGTAAAACTCAAGCTTGAACCAGATGGAAGATTCATCTTTTCTGCTACTAAGGACTCAGTACCGTATGAAGTTGATATTGAACTCTTTGATATGATCAATGTTGAGGTATAAGTTGTCAATCATCATTGAGATTGTGACAGATTTTGGTGTCGTTGAATTTATGAGGATGAATTCATGCAGGAGAGCAAATATAACGTTGGTGCAAGAAGCATTGTATATGTTATAAAGAAAGCTGAAAAGAAGTGGTGGGACAGACTGCTCAAACAAGAAGGAAAGCCTCCTGTGTTCCTTAGAGTAGACTGGGATAAGTGGGTTGATGAGGATGATGAGAATGGTAGGTACCATGGATTGTGCTGAGTGGATCTTTCTACTAGTCATTTTTTTTCGAGGTCTTGTGATACTATTGATAATTTTTCTGTTGTGAATGTTGACAGAAAAAGGAGGAACGGGATTTGATGACATTGATTTCTCGGTGAGAAATCCTTTGCCTCTTTAACATTTATTTCATTAAAGTCTTGCTTTTGTTCAGATTGCTTCTTAGAAGGAAAATGAGCATattgtttttctcttctttttattCATGTATTTGCAGTACATAAAGTTTTTGAATTCATGAAATTTTAAGAATGGTATCACAATTTAGTGCTTTctgaaaataattaatttaactgATTTTAATACTTGAAATTGTCACCAGTTTCATTGTTTATAACATTCTCTGTTTAGTGTTTACAAATTCTGCATCATAGTGGCACTACTCAAAATGAGCTCAATCCATGTTCTCTATCCCCTTCTAATTGCATCTATCTATAATTTTGTGTCACCTACTTGTGTgttttaattttgttttcttGATGGCCTAATAGTTTATAGGCTCATTTGATAAATCTACAcctttttattattatcttatgAAATCTTCATAATTCTCCTTCTCAGGATCCAGTCAAGGTCATGCCCGTAAAACACCAAGTGTCCTACATAAGTAAAACTCTTCATAGTTTATAGGCACATAAGTAAAACTCTTCGATCCCCATAGTGTCCTACATAATACTTAACTAGTGGGTAGTGAAAGCCTTCTTTTGAAATTACTGTTTATTTATTCTTGTGATAGGAATTTTCTTACAAAATGGTTAGAACAGCAAGGACATGGAAGGGAAGAGAAAAAAATAAGTCTGTATTGATATACTCAGGAACTCGAGAGTCTGATTCTCTTCCACTTGGGTTACAACCCACTCAATTTCTCCACCCCAAAATGACACCCTCTCTCTATATTTATTCCAATCCCTTAGTGGTGTATCATAACCCCTAAACCAGCAGCCACACTCTAACACAACTCACATAACTAATTCCCTGCTGTACTACTCTCGACAGCTGACCTGTCATTAGCTTTCTTGGTCCTACGAGTGTAGACATATGTGAGAGGAGGTCTATCATCTTGTTGCAGCATATGAGAGATTTAGGATgtctattaaaaaaatattgtgttTAGAACATGTATGTGGTCGAATAGGTATTCTTTTTTTCTATCTAGAATGAGAACCTGGAAAGGAATAACACAAAAAGACTTGCTTATTCCTCAATTCTTGACGTGGGTGTATGTATACGCCCTCATGCAGTGGAAGACTTGAATTTTTCTAAATCTTCCTAAATGAAATGGTACTCTTATTCCTCTTTATACATTTACAACCTTGGaactcagccaaaaccacccAAACAACTATCAAATAACAACCTCTAACAGACTTTCAGCTTAGTGCACTGGCTAGGTATCTGACTTATTTCTATCTCTTTCTTGAGTAAAAAGTATTGGAAGTCCTTGTCTGTGCTCTCTTAAGTCTATTTTCTTGACTTATTAGTACTGGGGCAATACTACATTCGAGTAAACCTTCTCAAATAAAGGATGTAAAATGTTGTTCCTACTGCTGACTTAAAAAAATACAGTGCCGAAGTTAAATATGGGTGGGGATGATTTCGAATGAAATGAATGATGATGAAGTTTAGAGGTTCTGTATACTTCTCTGCATTTTTCTGTCTTCACCGAAATATCTATGTAGTAGCAAAATGCAAGTGAGAAAGAAATCTGGATGTGAAGTTTGAGGATGAGTTTTATCTATCATGCTGCTCAATATTAAAGGAAAAAAATATTCACATTGATGTTTCTTCAATTGGTCTGGAAATATCTGTCCTTATGAGGGTAATTGATGAATTTAAGTAAAATATGCAGGATAATCttgagaaaaataagaagaaagaCCGAAACAAGCATCAGAGTACATTAAACAAGTTGCTTGGAAAGTTGAGGCTTGATTGCTTTAGGAAGCCATGAGAGTTATCACGTACTGTAAAATTTCTCAGCAAAAGAAGGTTAACTGTCCTGTTTCATAGTGAAGTTCAGATGTATGTATATTTGGATTTTCTTGAATATCTGGGCTTGCACATGATGTTTGTGACAATGTGACTTAATCTATACATACTGGGTCTGTTTGCTTTCTTTATGTTTGATTGATCCATACTTGGAAGTTCAGTGGCATAACATGAGATAACTTTTCTACAAGATAGAAGATTCAGAAAGCGTTAATTAGCATATTTTGGACATATATTTCGTGGCATTATAGTTTGGATACCGAGAATAAAGTATTATTAATGTCCATTCAAATATTAACGATAATGTTATTAGTTGTTGTGCCTGTAAATATATGTGTGTGGTGCCTTTTTGGACAACTGATTGAGCAGAGTTTTAAGATCCAGTTTTGTAGATGATGTGTAACATGACAATCAATTTCAATATGCGTTGCTAATTCATGAAAAATATTGTTATAGAGTCATTTGAATGCAACATTGACTTTCTCAATATACCTTGGTTTGTGTTTTTGAAGTGGCTCGCAATCTTATAATAGCAAACATCGAAGTCAAAGTAACTAACTAGCAAGAGCACAATGCTTCAGTGCTTGAGGGAGTAACTATTGATTGTTTCTTCTAAGAAATTAATGATTCATTTAAGGGAAACATATATTAGTGGTTGAGAGTCAATTCATTGGATTTTCAGTCCAATCAGAATATGAACAAGTATGAAGTTCTAAAGAAGACTTGGTTGGGTTCTTGAATTCCTAAAACGTCATCTCCTGTGATTATATAATCAACATAAAGAGTAGTACCATGATTTGTAGAATAATCAAAAgagtttggtagaaattatgatGTTGTCATCGTTGTATTGAATTTGGAAAACCAAAGCACGACGGGCTCGTTTAATGCCATCAAGTACAAATTTCCCCTTATAGACAATGATAAACTTCTTCATGAACATCACCCtatagatatatattttgttAATACAAGTCAACTTTTGGACACCAGCCGTTTTTTGATTTCCTTGACTTCCAAGTATTGATTGTCAGGTTAGGTTCAAGCTTGAGGTCACTGTATAGGTCTTTCAGGGTTTCAAGACTATTATTAGGGGGAGATACTTTTTTGTGGAAtccttttttaaaaaatatgagatttaatagttaatatataaaaatatggtaTTCTCACATGTCTAACTTTtagttaaattattttttaaagagtgttgttatttgaTACTTTAATGTGCTAAACACCACATGAAGTGACATTTTATGGTTGATTAGCGATATTCTATAATTCTTATTAAAATGAATTGTGTGAGACCCAATATTGGATTCTATCAATAGCGGTATACTACCTCCTTGTTGTGTTGGACACTGATAATGCTCCTCAGCAATTTTCTTTTTTAAGTGCCATACTTTAActgtttttgttgttgttaatcttaacataataatataaatatttaacagaatattcatttaaaattaattaaaaagataaagcAACCGAGAATTTTTCGGAGAGACATAAAGAAAgtaacaaaaatatttttatgagcAAGGTTACctcaattattttatataattcttttatatataaaata
This genomic interval from Humulus lupulus chromosome 8, drHumLupu1.1, whole genome shotgun sequence contains the following:
- the LOC133795719 gene encoding uncharacterized protein LOC133795719, translating into MEEVRGFPGMLGSIDCMHWEWKNFPVARKGQSTRGDHGRPTIMLEVVASQDLWIWHAFFGVLGSNNDLNVLNQSPLFTDILQGQAPRVEITINGTQYNKGYYLANGIYPEWDVLKDIMYACIILHNIIVDDERDAYESLFDFNYDDDPADTLIVEVLHRPISDFPTMLQRNAEIRDKNIHRNLQADLVEHIWSKFGNHFN
- the LOC133797969 gene encoding co-chaperone protein p23-1-like, translating into MSRHPIVKWAQRSDNIFITVDLLDAKDVKLKLEPDGRFIFSATKDSVPYEVDIELFDMINVEESKYNVGARSIVYVIKKAEKKWWDRLLKQEGKPPVFLRVDWDKWVDEDDENEKGGTGFDDIDFSDNLEKNKKKDRNKHQSTLNKLLGKLRLDCFRKP